The genome window CAGAAGGTAGCCGGTCAGGCGGGTAAAGGCGGGGTTGGCCCAGATGATCCTCCCTCCGGGTCGCAGATGACGATGGCATTGGCAGCCGCCTTCAGGGCCACGGTCTGGATCTGGCGGGTCAGTTCCCCTTCCTTGCGCTCGGTTATGTCGGCGATGAGTCCGTCGTAAGCCGTGAGCCGGCCCGCGTCGTCCCAGGTGGGGACGATGGTGTTGCGCACCCAGCGGACTTCGCCGTCTTTGCGGACGATCCGGTGCTCGAGGGTCACCACTCCCTTCCTGGCCTCCAGTCGGGCGATGCTGGCCAGCACCCGGTCCCGGTCCTCATCGTGGATCATCTCGTACCAGAGGGTGGGGCGGGTATCGTATTCGTCGCACGTGTAGCCGGTCACGGGCAGGCATCCCTGGCCGTGGGAGGTGCGGGTCACGTGCCCCTCCGCCAGTTCCACGGTGTAGGTGTAGTTGGACACGGCAGCCACCAGCCGCCGGTAGCGCTCCTCGCTCCGGGCCAGGGCCTGTTCGGCCTCCCGGCGTTTGCGGCGCACTTCCGCCTCCTGCAGCTCGCGGGCGATGGCCGGCACCAGCCGGGAGGTGCTTCCCTTGATGAGATAGTCGTTGGCCCCCGCCTTCATGGCGGCCACCGCCGTTTCCTCGCCGATCTTGCCCGACACCACGATGAACGGCAGATCCTCCTCCCGCTCGCGCCAGAGCCGCAGCGCGTCCATGCCGCTGAAGCGGGGGAGGACGTAGTCCGAGAGGGCCAGATCCCAGTCCCGCGCCGCCATGGCCGCAACCATCTCGGCGGCGGTCTCCACCCGCACATGATCGGGCTCGTATCCCCCCTTGCGGAGTTCCCGCAGCACCAACAGCATGTCGTCTTCGGAGTCTTCGATGATCAGAACGCGGAGTGGAATGCCCATGGCGCGCCTCCTGGTGCCCTGTCCCGGAGATAAGGTCCCGGTTTCATAGTGTACTACGGGTTGCAGGGGGGGCAAGGGGGCGTCGACGGGCAAAAATAATCAGTGCCACCACAAATGCGTTCAAGAAAATTTCCGTTGTGCCGAAAAGAGTTACATGAGTTGAGACTATGTTATCGGCATTGGAGAACATCATGAAATCATTGCAGGCGGGGTGTGTATCTGCGGTACTGGCAGCCATCTGCATTGCGACGCCGGCCGGAGCCTTCCATTCGGGCGGTGCGGCCCAGTGCGAGGGGTGCCACACCATGCACAACACGAGCGAAGGCGCCGCCATGACCGGTTCGAGCGCCCGCTTTCAGAGCGGCCCGTTCCTTCTCAGGGGATCGGACCAGAGCTCTGCCTGCCTCAACTGCCATCAGCAGGCCGGAGACACCGGTCCCACCTCCTATCACGTCTCCACTGCCGAGAACGACATGCCCGTGGGGTCGCCGCCGCTGCAGCTCACCCCGGGTGGCGATTTCGGCTGGCTGAAAAAATCCTATTCCTGGGCTCCCGCGCCGGGCTCAGCCTCGGTGGGGATTCGCGGCGAACAGCATGGCCACAACATTGTCGCCCTCGACTTCAACTATGTGGCAGACACCACCAATATCAACGCTCCGGGAAGCTCCACCCCCTATCCGTCCGACAGCCTCCACTGTTCCAGTTGCCACGATCCGCACGGTACGTACCGCATAGTGGAGAACGGGGTCCAGGCCACGAGCGGCAAGCCGATCAGGGGGTCCGGCTCCTACGGTTCCCTCCCCGACGCGGGGTCCGCCGTGGGTACCTACCGGCTCCTGGCGGGGGTCGGCTACAAACCCAAATCCCTGGCCGGCGGCCCGGCCTTTGCCCACGCAGCGCCTTTTGCGGTGGCGCCCGTCGATTACAACCGGTCCGAAGAATCCAGCGACACCCGCGTTTCCTACGGCAAGGGGACCTCTGCCTGGTGCACCAACTGCCATGCCCTCATGCATTCTGCCCCCGGTTCTTCGCTTCACCCGGCCGACAAGCAGCTCGGCGACGTGGCCCAGACCTACAACGCCTACCGCAAGACGGGCAGTCTGGACGGCACCGTTGCCACGGCCTATCTCTCCCTCGTCCCGTTCGAGCTGGGGGATGTGACCGACCTCACGGCCCTCAAGGAGGCAACCGCCACCACCGCCGGCCCGGCCGCCACGGACAAGGTGTCGTGTCTTTCCTGCCACCGTGCCCATGCCTCCGGCTTCAGCCATATGACGCGGTTCGCCATCGACTCCAACCACATCACCGTGGCCGATGCCTCCGGCAATGCCATCTGGCCCGATCCGGTCATGAACCCCTCCCAGGCCCAGGGCCGGACCGTGGCCGAGACCCGGCAGGCATACTACGGGAGGCATCCGCAGGCGTTCTCCCCCTACCAGCGTGTGCTCTGCAACAAGTGCCACGCCAGGGACTGATATTGAGTGTCCGCACCACACTGGAAAACGCGAAAGCGGTTGAGTCAAGGGGCTGGCCAGTAATGGCCGGCCCCTTTTTCTGTCGCTGGCGCACCTCCGGAAGGTGGCCTTTCCCTCCTGTCCGACCCTCCTTCTGAACCCTCCGTTCCCCCGTATCTGTTTAACGTGCAAGGAAAATAAACAAAGCCAGTGCAATTGAAGCGAGATGGATATTAAACTACAGTGTTTGCGGTTATTTGGTTATTATTAAATTTTTATCACATGTTGGTATCCAATTTGCTATTTTATGAATGACCTTACTGCGTGCGTGGGGTGTTGGCAAAGGGGGTGTCGTGTAACGCATTGATTTTGCTCAAGTCCCTGCGTTTGAAAGTTATTGTCAATCGGTATGTTGTCGTAATTTTGACTTTCCGTGCAGTAGGTGTCAGTTATTTAGCGTAGCGTTCACATAGTATTACGGTAGTTGTGGGTAGTGAGGTTACTGTGAATACGCGATCTTGGAAAATAGCGATGATGTGGTGCTCGGTGGTGTTTGCGGGTATTTCACCGGTCCTGACCGGCGTGGGCGAAGTCCGGGCCGCCATCCAATGCTACCAGTGCCACGGAACTGCGGCAACCAGTGACTATCGCCCGGAAGACAGCGCGTTCCGGACTATCTCCACCGGAGGATTCAAGGGAAATCACCGGACTCACATGGCAAGCAGCGCCACGGCAGACAGTTGCACGGTCTGCCACGGCACGAGCGGCTACCAGGCAAGCCATCGCGACGGTACCATTGCCATCGCTTCCAACATTAATGCGTCACCGGCCGTCGGCACCTACAGCCGCGGCACGTCCTTCGCCCAGAGCGCCTCGGCGGTGCCGGGCACCTGCAGCAACGTCAACTGCCATTTTGAAACCGTAACGCCGGTCTGGGGCAGCCCGCCCCTTGCCTCCACCGCCGATTGCGGCACGTGCCACGGAAGTGCGCCGGCCACCGGCAGCCATCCCGTCGGGGGGAGCAGGCACGGGGCCTATTACGGTACCGGTACCTCTTCATGTGGTAAATGCCATCCCGACCATGGGGCCAAGGAGGGGGCGGCCCGTTTTGCCCATGCCACCAGCGCCGGCCGGGACCTGCAGGTCAGCTTCGCTGCCGCGCCGAACAATGGCAGCGGCAGCTATTCCGGGCCGGTAAACGATTACCTGCCGAGTCAGAGCACTGTCTTCGGCACCTGCTCCGGCACATACTGTCACAGCCCCGGCACCAAGTCGTCGGCATTCGACGCCCCGAACCAGGCCGCAGCCTGGGGGGGAAACCTTGCCTGCAACGGATGCCACAAGTCCGACCGCTCTTCGGGCTCGGCCATGGCCAGCGGCAGCCACCGGGCCCATGTGGACGGCTTCGGGCTGGGCTATACCACGGTCAGGTGCGTCAGGTGTCACGCTGCCACCGTCACCCCGGCCATGGCCATCGGCACCTACGGCAATCATGTGAACAAGCTGGTCAACGTGGCGTTCGACAGCACCACAACGGCGGTGAACGGCACCTACGGCGGGGTGCCGTCTCCCATGGCCAAGGCCCCGGGCAGCGCCTACGGCAGTTGCACCAACGTCTACTGCCACTCCAGCGGCCAGGGAAACAGCGGCACCTGGCCGCCGACCTATACGACTCCCACCTGGGGATCCGCCGCAACGGGGCAGTGCGGCACCTGTCACGGCATCAACGGCGCAACCCACAGCGGTTACGGCACGCCGACCATCATGAACTCGGGCAGCCACAGCAGGCACCTGGCCTATACCTTTGGCATTGCCAGCAGCGAAACCCGCTGCGCGGCCTGTCACGCCACCACCCTGACCGGATTCAACCCCACGGCCTGCAGTTCAGCGGTCTGCCACAACCGGATCAGCCAGAAACACGCCAATTATGAAGTCAATGTGGGATTCCCCGACTACTACGGCGCCACCGCTGCCTACGGCGGCACACCGAAGCCGGGTGACGGCTACGGCTCGTGCACGAATATCTACTGTCACAGCGATGGCCGGGACACCCCCCACTACGCCCAGACCCCCCTGGCCTGGGGCGGCGCGTCCCTGGGCTGCACCGGCTGCCACGGAAGCGCCACGGCACCCCAGGACGGCAGCGGCGGCACCACCCTGTCGGGCAAGCATGCCGCCCACGTGAACAATGCGGCGATCTTTGGCACCAATAACAGCCTGGGGTGCGTCAAGTGCCACAACAGGACCGTCAGCGGCAACAGCACGCTCCATGGGACCACCGGCACCCAGTACCATGTCAACAAGACCCGCGACTACTATGGGACCATGGCCGGCAGCTACAACTCCGGCACAAAGGTCTGCAGTAACGTGTACTGCCACAGTTCGGGCCAGGCCACACCGGTCTACCGGGCCGTGGCCGCCTGGACCAGCGCCACCGGCTACGGCTGCAACGGCTGCCACGGAGCCGACAGCGCCTTCGCGGCAGCGGCAGGCGAGCCCAACTACGCCAACGGCGGCGCCGGAACGGCCACGGCCAACAGCCACCAGCGCCACGTGGCAAGCCTCGGCATTACCGCCACCACGGGCTGCGCCGCCTGCCACTGCCGGACCGTGGACGCAGCCGTTGCCAACAAGCTGCGCAACTACTCGACCCTGCACCTGAACCAGGCGCGCAACGTGGCCATGAAGGCCATCAACGGCAAGTCCGGCACCTATGACAGCACCGCCAAGACCTGTTCGGCCACCTACTGCCACGGTACCTCCCCGTCGCCGGCCTGGGGGGGATCCACCGCCTGCAATTCCTGCCACAGCGCCCGGGCCACCGATGCCCACTGGGCAGCCAATTCCGCCCACAAGATCCACTGGGAGGGGGCCAATCTGCCCTCTTCCTATGCCATGGCGCCCGGCAACGGCACCGGCGACGCGGCCACCTACCGGTTTGCCTGCTCGTCCTGCCATTCCCCCGCCGGCGGCTCGGCCCATGCAGGCGGCGCTCTGGCGGCAAGCCAGGCGGCCCAGGTCTATTTCGGCTATTCCGCGGCAGGCGTGCGCGGCAGCTACTCGGGAACCGGCACGGTCTACAGCAATGACAACGGGTTCAACTGGACCGCCGGTTCCTCCGGCTGCACCGCCACCTACTGTCACTCCGGCGGCGCCGGCCAGGCCGGCCGTTCGGCAGTTGCCTGGAGCACCGCCAACAAGAGTTCCTACAGTTGCAACCTGTGCCACGGCAATGCCGCTGCGCCCGCCAATGACTGGCGGCGCGGCGCCCCCCTCTATGCCTCCGGCTCCATCACCTACAGGGGACAGGCAAAGGGGAACGCCCATGGCGTCCACATCACCGCAAAGACCAGCCTCCCTGCCGTCTCCATGCAGTGCGCCAACTGCCACGCGGCCACGACCGCCTCCAGTACCTCGATCTCCGACAAGCGCAAACACCTGAACAAATCCTACGATGTGTCTCCCGGCGGCACCTTCCGGGACGGTGACAACACCGCCAACTCGACAGTGGTCACTGTCGCCTACAGTTACAACGCCGCGGGGAGCAGATGCTCCAACGTCTCCTGCCATCCGGTGGGACTCGACGTGACCACCACGCCGTCCACGCCGCTGGAGCGGGCCACCAGCACGGTCACGTGGAACACTTCCTACAAATGCACCGACTGCCACAACATCCCCATGCAGGATACCGATACCTACCATCATGCCATGTATGATTACGGCCGGACCTATCCGACCACCATCCCCGACGGCAGCGCCACCGGCGGCACCAACTACACCAGCCGGACCTGCACCATGTGCCATGTGGATCACACGATCTTCAGCCCCGATCTCAACACCAACAGTGCCGGCCGGTCCTACAACCTGAGGACCGCCATCGGCTCAACGCCCACCACGACGGCAAACTTCACCAATTCCGACTACAGCGCCTCCGGCGGCGGTATCTGCATCAGTTGCCATGCCACGGAGCGAACCAAGTCCACGGTACGGCGCAAGCAGGAAACCAATGCCACCAGAACGCCGCCCGTCACCCTGGCCAACTACTCCGGGTCAGCCCACCAGTACAACGTACCGGCCAGCTTTTTCAGCGACGGCAGCCGGTTCCAGGGCAACTGCTCCAAGTGCCACAACGCCCTGGTCAACGAGACGTCGGTATTCATGAGCTATACCGGCTCCGGCGATTCCTTCGGCAATCACAACAGCGGCATCCGGCGGCTCCAGGGCTCCCTCGGCGCAACAGGGGGCGAGGTGGCCGAAGAGCAGATCTGCTACCGCTGCCACAGCCTGTCCGGCGATGCCGACCCGGGGGGTGGTCCTCCCAAGGCGGTTGCCGACAAGGACTACTACGGGGTGGCGTCCATGAGCCTGGCGTCCCAGGACATCTTTGCCGCCAACCGCGATTTCCGGGCCGCGAACCCGACCTACAGCCTCACCAGCAAGCTGTACTTCAAGCCGGCCGCGGCCGAGACGCCTGCTGAGGCCATGCCGAATCAGCACAATACCGGCGATTCCTTCAGCGGAGGCACCTGGATCGGCCGCGCCATGTCCCCCTGGGAAACCACGGTCGCCTACGAAACCAAGGACCAGGGCACCACCCTGGAGGGCACCAGCTACTGGCGCATGGTCACCTTTACCTCGCCCGCGGTCTACAGCACCACCACCGTCCCCGCCGGCACCTGGATCATCAACCTCTACTGCCGCGAGTCATCAACGGCCCAGAACGCCAGGATCAGGTACATGGTCTACAAGTGGAACAACCCTGCCGATACCATGGGAGCCACCATCATCGCCAGGGGGACCTATGCCACCGAGCTTTCCACTGCCAGAGCCCCCGGCACCGTGCGCCAGATACCGGTGAACGTGGGCGCCCTCACCCTCAACGCAGGGGAGAAGATCGTGGTCGATCTTTCGTTGGAGACGACAACCACGAGCACCAACGGCTACACCGCCTCATTTTACTTCGGCAGTCACGCGCCCAGCGAGCTGACGCTGCCCGGCAGCGTGGCCTGGAGCTACGCCGACCCCGGCGCCCCTGGCTACGGCCACGCGACCCAGCACTATTCCGGCATCCATCTCCCCTCGCGCCAGAATGAAACCCTGGCCTACATCGCCCGGAACAGGCACATCGAGTGCGTGGACTGCCACAATCCCCACGCGACCCGCAACGGGCTCCACGGCGATTACGGCATTGCCACGGGCGGAAGTTCCACTACCCTGGTCAACAGCGACAAGAACTGGGTGCCCAACCAGTGGGTCGATGCCTACATCAATATCATCTCGGGCTCCGGCGCCGGCCAGACGGTCACCATCAGCGGCAATACCGCCACCACCATCACCGTGTCCGGGTGGACCGCGCCGGCCAGCGGCAGCGTCTACCGGATCATCACCAACAACAATGCCGTGTCCCGGAGCCAGCGCGGCGTGTCCGGCGCCAGTGTCAGCTATTCCGGGAGCTGGACCAACGGCACCTATACCATGGTGAGCGAGGCCGCCTACGAGTACCAGATCTGCTTCAAGTGCCACGCCGCCACCGATCCGGCCACCAATACCCTGCGCTACTGGAACGTGACGTCGCCGTCGCTGGGGGCGGCCCGCTGGACCAACATCGGCCTGGAGTTCAATCCCAACAACGCCTCGTACCATCCGGTGATCCAGCCATTGCCGTCCACCGGCAACCGGCGGCTGACGACGGCAGCCCTGACCGGCGGCTGGCAGCCGGGCGAGGTGATGACCTGCTCCGACTGCCACGGCAGGGATACCAGCACCTCGGCCACGGCCCAGGCCCCCACGGTTCGACCGTCAAGTGGCTGTTGACGGGCATGTACCAGAACTGGCCCTTCACGTCTGCGGCGGCCAACGGCACCTCCTCCGGCGGGACCCTGCTGGCCGGAACGGGCACGGCCACGCCACCGGCCAACAACTTCTGCTTCAACTGCCACACCTGGGCCGCGGGCGGCTACGGTCACACCAAGTCGTTGGGCGGACACAGCAGGCCCTGCGTCAACTGCCACATCAGGGTCCCCCACGGGGGCAAGGTGCCGCGTCTCCTGACCGGGGGCAACGCTCCCTCGCGGTACAAGCCCGACGGCAACGGCGGCGCCTTCTCCGGCTCCTACCTGACCAGCGCCGTCCTGCCGGCCAGTGGTTATATGGGGGCCAACAATGTCAGCTGTTCCTCCATCTGCGGGGGCAAGCACACCGACAACAGCACAAAGGCCTATTCCTGGTGATGGGGAGTGGGTTCGGCGGATACCCCGGCGGGGCAACGTCCGGGGCGCGCGGCAGGAGCGCCGCCAGCTCCGGGCGGGTGCGTCCCGGCATGGTCCTGCTGGCGGTTGTGCTGGCAGTTTGCTCTGCCTGCACCATGGGCGATACCGGCGAGATCGAGGCGGCCATCCGCCGCTACAATGACCTGCTGGTCCAGGGCTACCGGACCCAGAACATGAATCTCCTCATGGAAGTCACCACCCACGAGCACGCGCTGAAGCTCTATCACCACATGGCCGCCCTCGGCGAGGGCCAGTTGCGGATGGAGTCGAAGCTCAAGAGAATCAGGTTCCTGAATGTCGAACGGCGCGGCAGTTCCGAGACAATGGTGGAAACGGAGGAAACCTGGGACTTCACCCATTACCGGATGGCCACCAACGAAAAATACGCCGAGGAAAAGGATTTCATCTACCGCATGGGATATGTCCTGAACAAAGAGAACGGCCGCTGGCTCATCACCGGGGTGAACACCATCAGCGGCACCAGCACCAATAATGTGGTCCCCTGGCCGGTGCTGGACCGCAAGGGGAGGGTCGTCAATCAGGCGCC of Geobacter anodireducens contains these proteins:
- a CDS encoding cytochrome C, with product MKSLQAGCVSAVLAAICIATPAGAFHSGGAAQCEGCHTMHNTSEGAAMTGSSARFQSGPFLLRGSDQSSACLNCHQQAGDTGPTSYHVSTAENDMPVGSPPLQLTPGGDFGWLKKSYSWAPAPGSASVGIRGEQHGHNIVALDFNYVADTTNINAPGSSTPYPSDSLHCSSCHDPHGTYRIVENGVQATSGKPIRGSGSYGSLPDAGSAVGTYRLLAGVGYKPKSLAGGPAFAHAAPFAVAPVDYNRSEESSDTRVSYGKGTSAWCTNCHALMHSAPGSSLHPADKQLGDVAQTYNAYRKTGSLDGTVATAYLSLVPFELGDVTDLTALKEATATTAGPAATDKVSCLSCHRAHASGFSHMTRFAIDSNHITVADASGNAIWPDPVMNPSQAQGRTVAETRQAYYGRHPQAFSPYQRVLCNKCHARD